Genomic window (Novosphingobium sp. 9U):
CGTGTGATGATCATCGGCGCCGGGCCGGTGGGATCGATCCTGGCCCTGGCGCTGCGGCAGCAGGGCGTGCCCGTGCTGCTGATCGACCAGCTCGCCGCGCCGGAGCGCGACTGCCGCGCCGCCTCTTGCCATCCGCCCACGATCGCGATCCTGGACCGGCTCGGGCTGCTGGACGATGGGCTGGAGCAGGGGCTGGTTTCGCCCGTGTTCCACTACCTCGACCGGGTCACGGGCGAGCAGGTCGGCCGCTTTGCGTTGCCCGAGATGCAGTCGCCCCCCGAGCATGCCTACGTGCTCCAGTGGGAGCAGTACAAGATCGCCGACACGGTCGCGGAACGGCTTGCGGCGGACCCAGAGGCTCAGATCCTGCGCGAGACCACGCTGCTGGGTCTCGAGCAGCAGGCCGACCGCGTGATCGCCACCGTGCGGCGCGGCGATGGATCGACCGAGCAGCTGGACGCGCCCTACGTGGTCGGTTGCGACGGCGGGCGCAGCACCGTGCGCAAGCTGTCTGGCATCGACTTCGAGGGCTTTACCTGGCCCGAGCGGTTCATCAAGATCGATACCCGCCACGACTTCACCACGCTCGGCCCCAAGATCAGCAACCGCAACTACTTCTCCGATCCGGACGAGTGGATGAACCTGTTCAAGGCGCGGGGCGAGGACGGGTCGGGCATGTGGCGCGCAGTCAGCCCGACGCTACCTGAGCAGGCGGACGAGGACCTGCTCTCGCCCGCGGCTATCGAGGCGCGGCTGCAGAAGTTCTGCCCCAAGCCCGGCACCTACGAGATCGTCACCGTGGCGCTCTACAACGTGCACCAGCGGATCGCCGCGACCTTCAACGAGGGGCGGGTGCTGCTGGCGGGAGACGCTGCGCACGTCAACAATCCGGTCGGCGGCATGGGCATGAACGGCGGCATCCACGACGCGATGAACCTGGCAGAGAAGCTGTCGATGATCCTGCACCACGGCGCCGAGGCCGAGCCACTGCTCGACCGCTACAGCCGTCAGCGGCGCAAGGCGCAGGTCGACGGCGTGCAGGCGCAGAGCATCGCCAACAAGCAGACCTTGGGCGAGAAGGACCCGGCCATCCGCGCGGCCAAGCTGGCCGAGATCGCGCATGCGTCGGCCACGCAGGACTTGCACGACGCCTTCATCCGGCGCGCCTGCATGATCGACAGCTACGCCGCCGCCGAAGCCACTCTCTGACCGGAGCCCTCGCCATGCAGACCGCCCGCCACGCCCGCCCCGCCGAGATCGCCGACTGGTCGCTCGAGCAGATCATGGACCGCTACGTCGCCCGCTTTGCGGATCGGGTGCCGGACTGGAACGCGTTCTCCGACGCCAGCATCGAAGGCTATCACCGCGCACAGCACCGCTTCATCGGCGCGGGTGCCTCGGGCAAGCACGACGATGGCAGCGTGGTGCCCGCGGGCAACTTCACGCTTTCGATCATGCTGGTGCCGCCTGGGCAAGGCAACGCCGCCCACACGCATGAGGTGGAGGAGGTGTTCTTCATCCTCCAGGGCCGCTGCACGGTGTTCGTCGAGGACGAGGCGGGCACCCGGCTTTCGAAGGAGCTGGGCCCGTGGGAGCTAATCTCGTGCCCGCCCGGCGTGATCCATGGCTATCAGAACGATACCGATGAGCCGTGTTACTTGCAGGTGGTTCTGGGGCGCGGCAAGCCGGAGGTCGCGGGATTTGCCGACCAGGCGCTGTTCGAGAAGCGTGAGGCGCATCTCTGAGGTGGGGGCGTCCCTGTCACACCCGTACTCCGTCAGTCCCGCGAAGCCGAATCCATCGCCTGGATCATTGGTTCGTCGCGCGCTGCTGCCCAAGCTGAGCGCGCCGCATAAGTTCGCCTCACTTCACCGTCAGCCTGTTCGAGAGCGCCAGGGATAGATCCGCCCTCGTGGGGTCGACGAAGGTAGGTTAGGTGTGCGCGCTCTCCGCCCGCATCCCTGTGTCGACCGAACGGAGAGGGAAGAGGTCAGCCTGCGACCTTTAGCTCCACGCCCGCCATGCCTGTCGCCCAGGTCGGCATCGCCTCGTAGAACACCGCTTCGCCGCCAGCGCCACCGGCCGCTGCTGCAGCGACGATCCAGGCGTTGATCTCCAGCCCACCATTGCCGGCGACCTCAAGGATTTCGGCATTGTCGCGCGCTGCCATGGCCGACAGGTCACCGGCCAGCACTTCGGCGAGGAAGGCCTGGTCCCAAGGCTCGTTGATCGTGCCTTCGCCCGGCATGCCGACCCAGTGCGACAGTCCGCCTGCGCCGAGCACGACCACCCTCTGCTCGCCCGGCAGTTGGTTCACATAAGCGCGCAGGACTTCACCCAGTTCGCGGCACTGTGCCGGGCTGGGCTCGGGATAGAACACGGTGTTCACGTAGAGCGGCACTGCCGGAATGCTGCGCGCGGGATCGACGATCCCGAGTGGGATCATCACGCCATGGTCGGGCTGGATGTCCTCGGCGGCCGAGATCTCGACACCCTGCGCGTCTGCGAAAGTCAGCAGCCCCGTGGCAAACTCAGGCGCGCCGGGGACGGGATCGCGCGGCAGGCCCATGTCGCCGAGCGGGTGAAAGGTCTCCGCCGTGCCAACCGCGAAGGGCGCCGGCGCCCCCAGGCTAAAGTTGTTGAGGTGATCGCTGGACACCACCACCAGCACGTCGGGCTCCAGCGCCCGGATGCGCCGGCCGATCTCGCGCATGCCCTGGAACACGCGCTCGGACTGCTCGTCGACCCCCTCAGGGCTACCGAGCTGGTGCGACATCGCGAAGGCGCCAACGATCTGGCCCATGTTATCTCCGGTCGAAGAAGTGGCTGATGGCGAAGAACGGCATGGTCGGCCGCCCCGACCAGATCAGCCACTTGATGACGTAGTTGCCGTGCACGCCCAGCTGCGAGATCTCGTCGCGGCTGCCTGTCAGGAGCACCGTGCGCTCATCCTCCGGCACTTGAAACCTGTCGAACAGCGCATCCGGTTCCGACTTCACCAGGGCCCGGTCTTCGGGATGGCGTACCAGATGCTCGATCAAGGCGTGGACGGCGACGCTCATGCCGCCGGCTTGCCGAGGAAGCGCAGCACTGCGCCGCAGAAGTCCTCGGTCTGCTCGATCATCGCCCAGTGGCCGCAATGGGGGACGATGTAGCCCCAGCTGTTGGGCAGCAGCTCCAGGAAGCGATAGGCGCGCGGCAGGATCGAGACGCCGTCCTGCTTGCCGTTCACCACCAGCACCGGCTGGGTGATCGTGGTCAGGCGTTCCTCGTCGTAGTTCAGCGTGCCCTTGCGTGTCTCGGCGTTCACTGCCTCCAGCGCCGCCTTGGCTGCCTCGTCCTCGAGCAGTTGGTAGCGGTACTCCACCATCTCGCCCTGAGGCTCGTAGCCGGGCGCGGTGAGGCCGACGATGACGCGGCGCATGCCCTCGCGCGTGAAGTCGTAGTGCAGGGTCGCCGCCAGGTTGGGCGAGGGCTTGGGTGGGATCGGCAGACCGGCGCTGCCCATCAGCACCAAAGCCGAGAGCAGCTCTGGCCGGTCCAACGCCACGCCGATCGCGGTCGCACCACCCATCGAGTTGCCGACGATCGCCACGCCGGTGAGGCCCATAGCGTCGAGGAAGTCGGCCATGTGGCGGTTGCGGCCGGGCTGGTCGTAGACGTAGCTTTCCGGTGATGGCTTGTCGGTCTTGCCGAAGCCGATCATGTCGGGCGCGATCACCCGAAAATGGGGCGCGAAATGCGCGAAGCAGTCCTTCCAGTTGCCCCAGCTGTCCGCGCCAGCGCCGCCGCCGTGCACCAGCACCAGCGGCGGACCTTCGCCCGCCTCCAGGTAGTGGGTGCGCACGCCATTCGCGTCGACGAAGTTCGAAGTGATCTCCATGCCCGTGCTCCTCAGCGCAGATCGATCTTCTGCTGGATGCCGCGACCATGGCGGCTGGCGAGGCGGCGCCAGGCGAGGATCGTCTCGTCCGGCTCGCACAGCATCTCGTCCACCCAGCCGTAGTCGTCGGCGTAGAACGGCTCGGTCACTTCGCGCGCCCAGATGTCGTCGCCGTTGAAGCCGTCGAGCGCGTGAGGCTTCCACGTCGCTTCGAACTCGTTGGCGAAGTTCACCTCGTCCGCGGGCGTCGGGCAGTGCTTGCCGATCGTCTGCACGTAGAGGTGGCGGTCGGCATCGAGCGGCACGTACCACTCGAATTGCGTCAGCCCGCCGGTCGGAAAGCTGTCCACCTTGAGTACGCCGGGCAGCCAGATCGAGGTCCCAACCGAAGCCGAAGTCCCCTGCACCTGTGCCGAGCGCGGTCCGCTGACCACGATCTCGCCATCGATCACGCCGTCCCAGACGGGCTTGTGCTGCGCGAAGTCGTCCATCACGCCCTTGGGGCCGTCCTCCTCCTCGATCAGCTGCACTGCGCCAGGCAGCGGCGTGTGGCCGATCGGAAAGTTGAAGGTGCGGAAGTGGCGGAGCGTCGTGTCCTTGTGGATGAAGATGTGCAGCGCGTCGAAGCCGTTCTCCGCGCCCAGGCGCCAGTTTGAGTTCACGACGCGGTGCTTGCCCAGGATCATGACGTCATCGTCGAGGAAGCCGGGCGGCACGTCCTTGGCAAGGTCGTGCAGCTCGTCCGCGTCGCCCAGGAACACGAAGATCAGGCCCTTCGCCTCGGTGGCCGGGTAGGTGACGATCTTGCGGCGGTTGATCAGCTTGCTCTCCGGCACCGCCAGGATGTTGACCAGCTCACCGGTCTGAAACCGGTAGGTGTAGCCGTGGTACCAGCAGGTGATCGTGTCCTTGGTGTAGCAGTCGGGCTTCTTCGACAGCGGCACGCCGCGATGCAGGCAGCGGTCGCGCATGGCGTAGACCTTGCCCTCGATCCGCTTGAGCAGCAGCCGCTCGCCCAGCAGCTCGATGACTTCCAGCTGGCCCTCGCCCAGCTCCTTGGAAAAGCGCACCGGGTACCAGTGATTGCGGAAGCCCAGCTTGGCTTCGACATAGCCCTTCCAATCGCCGACCATGCTGACGACTTCGGGATTGACCAGCGGCTCTTCGTTCATCGTAGTGTCCTCGGAAGGTAGGATTTTCAGCGGAAGGAGGTGGCGACAGTGCCAAGACCCTCGATGGTGGCGTGCACCGCGTCGCCGGGAGAGACGGGGCGCATCGGGCCCAGCGCTCCGGTCAGGATGACCTCGCCCGCGCACAATGGATGGCCGAGTGCGTGGCTGGTGCGCGCCAGCCAGGCCGCGGCATTGAGCGGGCTGCCCAGGCAATCGCGGCCATGGCCTTGCGAAACGGTCTCCCCGTTGATCGTCATGGTCATCGCGCAGTTCGCCAGGTCCAGTCCATCGAGGCGCCGCGCCGGTCCGCCCAACACGACCAGTCCAGCCGAGGCATTGTCCGCCACGGTGTCGAGAATGCCGATCTTCCAATCGGCGATGCGGCTGGCGACCACTTCGAGCGAGGGCACCGCGTAAGCGGTCGCGGCGATCACGTCGGCCACCGTGGCGTTCGCCATATCGAGGTCGGCACCCAGGATCAGCGCGACTTCGGCCTCGATCCGCGGCTGGCGCAAGTCGGCATGATCGAGCACCGCATTGTCGCCGAAGACCATGTCGTCGGTGAGATGGCCGAAGTCCGGCTGGTCGACGCCGAGCTGGCGCTGCACTGCGGGCGAGGTCAGCCCGATCTTGCGACCCACTACGCGGCGACCTGCCGCAAGCCGTCCCCCGATCTGCAGCAACTGCACTTCATAGGCCTGCGCGATATCCGCCAGGCCTTCCGCAACAGGCGCGATCGGCTGGCCTTGGTATGCCTCGGCAAGGCGCCGGGCGATATTCGCAGACGATTGTGAAGCAACAGATTCGTTCACGCTCTTCCCCTGTATTCGATATGATCGTATGACAAACATTCACCCTGCTTGTCGAGGAGGAAGTTCACGATGTTTCGCGCCACGTTGCAGTTCCAGGATGGCGGATCGTTCGAACTCGATGTTCCCGAGGGGCGAACGCTGGTCGAAGCCGCGCTCGAAGCCGAGGCGCCGCTGCGGTCTGACTGCATGAGCGGCACCTGCGGCTCATGCGTCGGGCGGCTGCTGCGCGGCGAAGTGACGCGCGACCCAATGGATCAGTCGATCGTCAGCGAAGACGAGGCGGCGGCAGGCATCTACCCGACCTGCCTGACCCGCCTGGGCTCGGACGCGCGGTTCGAACTCGATTACCCACTCGATCCTTGCCCCAGTCCGCCGACGCGCATGCGCGCAGAACTGGTGTCGAGCGAGCGTGTAGCGACGACGGTGTCACGGCTGGTGATGCGGGTGGACGATCCGGACGCTTTCCGCTTCCAGCCGGGCCAATACTTGCGGCTGCGCCCGCCTGGCCTGCGTGTAGCACGTGCCTACTCGATCGCTTCATCGCCGGCCTCGCTTCCGCTCGTCGAATTGCTGATCCGCCATGTCCCCGGCGGGCAGGTCAGCGGATGGCTCGACGGGGACGCTGCAATCCCCGGGGCGACGATGACCCTGCAAGGGCCGCTTGGCGGATTTGCGCTCGACGACCGGACCGGCCGCGCGGTGTTCGTCGTGGGCGGAACCGGACTCGCGCCGGCCATGGCGATGATCCGCGCCCATGCCGGGCGGCTGCCGATGCTGCTGTGCTTCGGCTGCACGCGGCCAGAGGAGCTGTTCCTCCATGACGAGCTGCGCGCGCTCGAGGCAGCGACGCCGGGCCTGGAGGTGCGCGTGGCGCTGATGGAAGGCGCCTCGGGCACCATCCGCGCGGGCACGGCCGTGGCGCTGCTCGCGGGCGATCCGGTCGCGGGATCGAGCTATCACTTGTGCGGCCCCCCGGCGATGGTGGATGCCGCACGCGCGGCCTTGCGCGCCGAAGGGGTCGGTCCCGAACGCATCCGCGCCGAACGATTCGCCGTCGGCGGCTGAGGCGGGACCGGCGCCTGTGAGCAACGAGCTGTCAGGTACTGCTCGGGACGGTCACCTCCGGCATGCCGACGGACTTTGCGTCCGCTGCTCTAAAGAGGTCGGTCGATCTCAAGCAGTTCCAGCGGATGGTCCAGAGTGCCCGTGCCGACGAACAGGCGGCTGACGCCAATATCCTCGGCCCACGCCACGCCGGTCGCTTCCGCTTCCTGGGCGGTGGCGAAAAGTTGCGTGTCGATGACCGACACCGATTCGTCGTCATTGTCCTGCGAGCACAACGCCGATGCGGTCAGCTTGTAGTTCCCGCCCGGCTGTTCTTCGATCCGGATGCAGTCGACATCGACGGGGGCCTGCTTGCCGATCGGTAGTCTGATGATTTCCATCGCGCGTTCCTTGCTGTCCCTGAGGACTAACGCGGTCGAGAAGTATCGGCTCCGGACGGAGTGGCAGCACGATGAAACGCGGCGCGCTCTGGAGCGTCAATGTAGTATCGCGAGCGATGGCTGACAGGCGCCGAATGTTCAGGACGGGCCGGAACAGGCGCTGGCGGAGACGCCGGGATTCGAACCCGGGGTGCCCCCTTAAGAGCACGACGGTTTAGCAAACCGCTGGTTTCAGCCACTCACCCACGTCTCCGGATGCGGCCTTGAGGGCGCGGCTATAGCGAGGGAGGTGGAGGGCGGCAAGGGGGGTGCAGGCGTGCTCCGGCATTCATGGGCACATTTCCGTCTGTCCTTGCTCCGCCTTCGGTTGGTCGCAAAACGGAGTCGGCCAATCGCCCGTTCATTGTTCGATCAGCCGCGATCTCGTTTACCAACGGTTGGGTGCGACCAAAGGCGATTGCCGATACGTCGCGTGCGCCGGCCATGGGCGCGGGAGGGGTTTGCGAAGGCCATGAACATCTTGACGTTACGATCACGCTGGGCCCGCGCCGTTGCGGCATTGGGGCTTGCCTCGATGGCGCTCGGAACGCCGGCTATGGCGCAAGTGCGCTCGGTCGATCCCGATGCCGCGATCGACGGCGATCTCTCGCCCGGCCAGAACACATCGGCACCAGCGCCGACGCGCGATTATCCAGCGCCGACGAGCTCGGCGGGCACTTCCGGCAACGGCACGCCGGTGGATACGACATCGGGCGCTCCCGCGACGACGACGAGCGAGCCGCCGGCTTCGGTGGACGATTGGAGTCCGCAGTCGATCGGTACTGAGGCGAACACGCCGCAGGGCAGCACGTACCGCAAGGACGACCTGATCGGCGCGGCCGAGGGCGTGTTCGGGAAGGGCGCGCAAGGACTTGCCAGCCTGATCGAGGATCTGCTGAAGAAGCAGGGCGAGCCCAACGCCTACATCGTCGGGCGCGAGGGCTCGGGCGCCATCGGTGTGGGCCTGCGCTATGGCTCGGGCACGATGCACCACAAGGTGGAGGGCACGCGCGCGGTGTACTGGACCGGGCCGTCGATCGGCTTCGACGCCGGCCTGAATGCGGCGAACGCCTTCGTGCTGGTCTACAACCTCTACGACACCGAGGACCTCTACAAGCGGTTCCCGGCGGGTGAGGGGCAAGCCTACCTGATCGGCGGCTTCCACGTCAGCTACATGCGTCGCGGCAACGTGGTGCTGATCCCCGTCCGCATGGGCGCGGGCGTGCGCCTGGGCATCAACGCGGGTTACATGAAATTCACGCACGAGCAGAAGTGGCTGCCGTTCTGAGGTTCGGTGCAGAGGCGCGGTAAGCCCGCCAGCCGCCCCTCCGCTGGAAAACCGCCACTCTGCGGCTTGCCGGAAGGGGCAGTGCACAGTAAGGCCCCGCCCGCCATGCTCAGCAACCTCAAGCAACAGCCCGCCGACGCGCTCCTGGCGCTCATCAAGCTCCACAACGCGGATCCGCGCGCCGACAAGATCGACCTCGGCGTCGGCGTCTATCGCACCGGGCAGGGCGACACGCCTGTGTTCGCCGCGATCAAGGCGGCCGAGAAGAAGCTGTTCGAGGAGCAGGACTCCAAGGCCTACCTCGGCCCTGAGGGCGACATGGCCTTCGTCGAGGCGCTGATGCCCTACGTGTTCGGCAAGGATACCGCCGACATGGGCGGCCGCATCGAGGGTATGCAGACGCCCGGCGGGACCGGATCGCTGCGCGTGGCGCTCGCGATGGCGAAGCGCGCAGGGATCGAGCGCATCATCGTCGGCGTGCCAAGCTGGCCCAACCATGCGCAGATCTGCGCCGACCTTGGCCTCGCCGTCGTGGAATTCAATCACGCCACCGCTGCCGGCCAGACCGATATGGACGCGCTGCGCGGCGCTCTGGCGCAAGCCGGCGCCAGCGACGCGATCCTGCTGCACGGCTGCTGCCACAACCCCACCGGCATCGACTACTCGCACGCCGAGTGGGACGAAATTGCGCACCTGGTCGCCGAGGCCAAGGTGCTGCCGATCCTCGACCTCGCCTATCAGGGTCTGGGCAACGGCATGGAAGAGGACGCCTATGGCGTTCGCCGCGTGCTGGTGGCCGTGCCCGAGGCGTTGATTAGCTATTCGTGCGACAAGAACTTCGGCCTCTACCGTGACCGCGTCGGCGCGCTCTACGTCATGGCCGCGGTGCCCGAAGACCTGCCGCGCTTGATGTCGAACGGGCACGTGCTGGCGCGCGCCAACTGGTCGCAGCCGCCGGACCATGGCGCTGCCGCCGTGCGCGAAGTGCTGGCCGATGAAGCGCTCACTGCGCAGTGGCTGGACGAACTCGACCAGATGCGTGAGCGGATGCGCCAGGTGCGCGCCAAGCTCGCCGCTGCCGGCACCGCTGGTGCGGTCGATCTGACGCCCATGGGCGGGCAGAACGGCCTGTTCTCCATTGTGCCGCTCAGCAAGGAGCAGGTGCTGGAGATGCGTGAGAAGCACGGCATCTACATGGCGGCATCCGGCCGGATCAACGTGGCCGGGCTGACGATGGGCAACATCGACAAGTTCATCGCCGCGGTGGCGGATGTGGCCGCCTAAGTATCGGGGCTGAGTACCAGATGGACCGGCAGCCGATCCTCGATGGGGAGCGGTTGCTGCTCCGCCCGCTTGTTCGCGAGGACTGGGCGGCGCTCTACGCCATCGCGTCCGATCGCGAGATCTGGGCTGGCCATCCCTCGCACGACCGCTGGCAGGAGCCGGTGTTCCGCGCCTTCTTCGAAGACGCGCTCGCAGGCGGAGGCGCGCTGGCAATCGTCGACAAGGCGACCGGCGCATTGATCGGCTCTTCTCGCTACGGTGGCGAGGGCGACGCGAAGCTATCCGGAGCCATCGAGATCGGCTGGTCGTTCCTGGCGCGCAGCTACTGGGGCAAGGGCTACAACGCCGAATTCAAGCGGCTGATGATCGCGCATGCGCTGGCACACTACGAGCGGGTCGAATTTCAGGTGGGCGCTGACAACGTGATCTCGCGCGGTGCCATGGCCAACATCGGTGGGCAGTTGGTGCCCGGCCTAGGTGCGACGTACGAGCGTTGCGGCGTCATGGTTCACCACGTGGTGTTCGAGATCACCCGCGAAAGCTTCGCGTTGGGGCCGCTCAGCCGCGCAGGCTCTGCATCCGCTGGAGATAGCGGGCGAGCACGTCGATCTCCAGATTGACTTTGTCGCCTTGCTGCAAGGTGCCGAGCGTGGTCACCTCTGCGGTGTGGGGGATGATGTTGACCGCGAAGTGGCAGCTGCCGTCGGGCTGGTCGGTCACCTCATTCACGGTGAGCGAGACGCCGTCGATGGTGATGGACCCTTTCGCCGCCAGGTAAGGCGCCAGTTCGTGCGAGATGGCGAAGCCGATCCGGCGCGAGTCGCCGTCCGGGCACACGCCCAGCACTTCGCCCACCCCGTCGACATGGCCGGTGACGATGTGGCCGCCGAGCTCGTCGCCAAGCTTCAGCGCGGGCTCGAGGTTCAGCGTGGTGCCTTCGTGCCAGCGGCCCGGCACGGTACGCGCGACGGACTCGCCCGAGATATCGACGGCGAACCATGCGTCGCCCGCCGTGCCGCCCTTGTCGACCACGGTCAGGCACACGCCCGAACAGGCGATCGAGGCGCCCATGGCGATGCCTGCCGGATCGAACGGGCAGGCGATGACGGCACGCAAGTCGCCGGATTGGCGCGCTTCGCGAATGGTGCCGAGGGCGGTGACGATGCCGGTGAACATGGATGCTGCCTTAGCCTCGGCGTGCGTAGACTTCCAGCGTGTCGGGCCCAAGCTGCCGACGATCGGTGAGTTGCCACTGCCCGTGCGCCGTGCTCAGCGTCGCTAGGCCGATGTTGCCGATCCCCGGCCGGCCACCACCGATGACGATCGGCGCGCGATAGATCAGCAACCGATCGACCGCGTTCGCAGCCAGGAACGCGGACGCTGCGCCGGCGCCTCCTTCGACGAACAGGTACTGCACGCCCATCATCGACCTGAGTGCATCGGGCGAACTCAGGGCGTGCCAGCCGTCGGGAGCGACCCCGCGCGTCAACACCCAGCGCTGCGGCGATCGATCGGCAAGTCCGGGCAGGCGCACATCGAGGCGCGGGGCATCGCTGCGCAGCGTCCCGCCGCCCACCAGGATCGCGTCGGCCCGCGCACGCATGGCATGCGTATGCGCGCGCGCGGCCTCTCCAGTGATCCACTGGCTTTCCCCGCTTGCCAGCGCGATGCAGCCGTCAAGTGAAAGCGCGAGTTTGAGGGTGACCTCCGGGCGACCCAGCCCGGTGCGGACGAGATAGCCCGACAGACTTTCCTTGCAGGCAGGGGAGGTGACCAGATCGCACTTGATCCCGGCATCGCGGATCCGAGCGATACCTTGCCCCGCGGTGCGCGAGTCGGGGTCCGCGCAGCCTACGACGACACGTGCCGGGCCGGAGGCGCAGACCAGATCGGCACAGGCCGGTCCGCGCGCCGAGATATGCGCGCAGGGTTCCAGCGTCACGTAGAGCGTCGCCCCCTGCGCTGCCTCGCCGGCAGCTTCGAGTGCCATCGCCTCCGCATGCGGCCGACCGCCGGCTTGCGTCCAGCCGCGCGCGACGACTTTCCCCTCGCGGACGATGATCGCGCCAACACCCGGATTGGGTCGGCTGAGCGGCCTTGCGCGAGCGGCGAGGCTGGCCGCGGCAGCGAGCCAGCGCTGGTCGTCGGTCACTGCGGTGGGGAAGCGGGGGCGGCAGGCGCGGCCGTCGGCTTGCCCTCTGCCGCGAGTTCCGCGTTCGCTTCCTGTCGGCGCTTGCGGATGGCTTCGAGCTCCGCCTTCTTCTCGGCGGCGTTCTGGGCATCGGCTTCGCGCGCGATCTTGTCGACGTCCATGCCCGACCAGCGGCCGAGCTCCTTGTACAAGTTGCGCACATCGGCATCGCGCCGTGCGCGATCGAGCGCCAAGGCCTCCTTGCGCTTCTGGTTGGCGATGTTCGAGGCCTCGATCTCGGCGTCCGTGCGATGCGCAGGAAAGACGGTGATGTATGTGACCTTGGGCGGATGATGCGGCGCGCTCGCCTCCTGGCCCATCATCACGTAGAACACGCCGAAGGTGCAAACTGCGGCAACAGCGGCGAAGCGCCAGCGGTTGCCGCCCGCCTGGCGCCAGACCTCGCGAAAATCGGCGATCATGCCGGTGGGCGATACGTCCGCCCACATTCCGGATCGTTTGAACAATGACATGGCGCCAAGATAGGGCATCGCGGCGGCCGGCGCCAGTTGCCGGAACGGTCAGCCGAACGGCTGGTAAAGCCCGCGCCCTTCGCGCTTGAGCCAGGTGTTGGCAGCGGCGACATCGCCTTCGAACATTCGATCGAGGCACGCGTGGAAAGCCGGTGAGTGGTCGAAGTGGACGAGGTGGGCGACTTCGTGAGCAACCACCGAGCGGCGTACAGCGTCGGGAGCCATCACCAGCCGCCAGTTGATTCGGATCGCGCCGTTCGCGGCACAGCTGCCCCAGCGGCGGGCCGCGTTCGATAGCGCCAGGCTGGAGGTAGGGCGTCCGGCAAGAGCGCAATAATGCTCCAGATCATTGGCCAGGAGCGCGCGCGCTTCGGCCTGGAGCCAGCGGCGCACGCGCGCTTCGATGGCAGTCTCGGGGCCGCCGATCAGGAGCATGCCTGCGTCCACGACCGGGCGGCGCCGCGCGGCGGGTTCGTGCCGGATCGCCAGCGCTTCGCCGCGAAAGCGGATGGTCGCGCCAGGGGCGACCGTCGATTTCGTGGGCAGAGCCGTCAGTTGCCGCTCCAGCCATTCGTGGCGGGAGCGGGCAAAGGCGAGCGCCTCGGCCGTCCGCGCCCAGGTCGGGATGGAGATGCGCACCTCGCTGCCGTCCGGAGATAGGCGCATGGTCATCCGCCGCGCGCGGTCCAGCCGGCGTACGACGATGGGCAGTTCGCGTCCGGCCACTGCGAGGCTCGGGACAGCGCGCGGGTCGCGCCGCAGCCAATCAAGCATCACGGACGAGCCGGCCAGGTTTCGGATGTGCTTGCTGCAGCCAGGATGTCGAGAATGTCGCCGCTGCTGACCCTGTTACGGGTGTCGCTATGAATGAGAAAGGCGTGGCGGCATCGCTTACCATCAATCGACGTCCCACGGATCGCCTTCGGACTCGATCTCATAGCCTTCCATGCCATCCGGCCAGATGATGTGTTGCTCCAGCGGCCCGGCCACGGTCTCACTGACCACCCGGTCGACGATCGACACACCGGCGCGATGCACTGCGTCACGGTCGCCCGAGATGAGGTAATGCCAGCCCGGCAGCGGCTCGCCCGCGGCGCGCAGGCGGTAGGCGCAAGTCTGCGGCAGCCAGTCCAGCGAGCCGGAGTTGCGCGCCGTCAGCCGCATGCAGTCGGGCACGAAGCGGCGCCGGTCGGCATAGCTGGAACAGCGCGCGGTCTTGAGGTCGAGCAGCTTGCAGGCGACATTGGTGTGGTAGACCTCGCCCGTATCGGCGTCCTCCACCTTGTGCAGGCAGCATTGGCCGCAACCGTCGCACAAGGCCTCCCACTCGCGCTTGTTCAGCGTCTCGAGCGGCCGCTCCCAGAACTGCGCGCG
Coding sequences:
- a CDS encoding M48 family metallopeptidase, with protein sequence MLDWLRRDPRAVPSLAVAGRELPIVVRRLDRARRMTMRLSPDGSEVRISIPTWARTAEALAFARSRHEWLERQLTALPTKSTVAPGATIRFRGEALAIRHEPAARRRPVVDAGMLLIGGPETAIEARVRRWLQAEARALLANDLEHYCALAGRPTSSLALSNAARRWGSCAANGAIRINWRLVMAPDAVRRSVVAHEVAHLVHFDHSPAFHACLDRMFEGDVAAANTWLKREGRGLYQPFG
- a CDS encoding YcgN family cysteine cluster protein — its product is MGEIGSSEFRAQFWERPLETLNKREWEALCDGCGQCCLHKVEDADTGEVYHTNVACKLLDLKTARCSSYADRRRFVPDCMRLTARNSGSLDWLPQTCAYRLRAAGEPLPGWHYLISGDRDAVHRAGVSIVDRVVSETVAGPLEQHIIWPDGMEGYEIESEGDPWDVD